The nucleotide window AGGTTAAGAAAGCTTAAGGCAATCCTAGAAGATAAGAAAGATAGTTGTGCCATAATATTTGGTTCTCCAAATTTATTCTACTTCTTAGAATATTCTGGGGCAGGAGCGTTAATTTATTGTGATTCACGCTTTACCTTACTTGTCCCTGCCCTAGAGATGTATAGAGCAGAGAATGTGAAAGATGTCGATATTGCAATTTATTATCCATCTAAAATCTTGGAGAATGTCATTGAAGGTAATATATTTAGGGCTATTGAAAAAATTGTTAATAAGAGCAACATAATGCTAGACGTAAGCTGGGTTGAGGCAAGTACGTATAAGGCGTTATCAGAAAAGTATAAGGTAATTGATTTTTCTAATGAGATAGTAAGGTTAAGAGAAGTTAAGGATAACGATGAGATAGAAAGAATAAGAAAAGCTGGTGAAATTACTGCTGTTGCAATGAAAATTGGTATGGAGAAATTGAGCGAAGGAACTTCTAACGAAAAACAAGTAGCGGGTATTATAGATATGACTATGAGATCTATGGGTGCTGAAGATTATGCTTTCCCATCAATAGTGGCATTTGGAGAGAATTCAGCGTATCCACATCACATTCCTACAGATCGTGTATTAGGAAATAATGATATTGTACTATTTGATATAGGTGCGAAATATAATGGTTACTGCTTTGATAGCACCAGAACTTTTGTATTTAAGAATAGTGAAGCAAAGAAAGTTTATGAAGTAGTTTTGGAAGCACAAATGGAGGCTATAGATGCCGTTAGGGATGGAGTAATGGCTTCTGAAGTAGATATTACTGCTAGGAGAGTTATAGAAAAAGCTGGTTATGGTAAATATTTTATACACTCTACTGGACATGGAGTTGGAGTAGAAATTCATGAAAGCCCTGCAGTTTCCATGAATTCCAAGCAGATATTGAAGGAAAATATGATTATTACCGTAGAACCTGGAATATATCTGAAAGGCAGGTTCGGTATACGTATAGAAGATACCCTTATTGTAACTAAAGGAAAGCCCATCGTGCTAGAAACTGCTTATAAACTGTTGTAGAAGTTTTTTAACAAAATAGTTATATTAGATTTCTTCACTAAACTATAAACGGTATGCAAAAGACAGAATTAGACGACCAAAAATTAGTAGAAGAAATAGCTAGAAGGATTAGAGAAATTCTAGAACTACTGGGTGAGAATCCGGAGAGAGAAGGGCTTAAAGAGACGCCTGAAAGAGTAGCAAAGGCTTTATTAGAAATGACCTCAGGGTTGAGAACACCGCCTCCTCAAATAAAGGTTTTCAATTTAGGCGACGATGGTGAAGTATACGAAAAGAATCAAATAGTACTAATAAAAGACGTTAACTTTTCGTCATTGTGTGAGCATCACATGTTGCCAATTATCGGAAAAATTCATGTAGCGTATATTGTTAGTAATAGCGGTAAGGTAGCTGGTTTTAGCAAAATAATTAGAATTGTGAATTACTATTCTTCACGTCTCCAAATCCAAGAGAGATTAGTAGAACAAATAGCTGATGCGATAATGAATAGCGAAATAAAGCCTAAAGGTGTCATG belongs to Saccharolobus solfataricus and includes:
- a CDS encoding aminopeptidase P family protein → MNRLRKLKAILEDKKDSCAIIFGSPNLFYFLEYSGAGALIYCDSRFTLLVPALEMYRAENVKDVDIAIYYPSKILENVIEGNIFRAIEKIVNKSNIMLDVSWVEASTYKALSEKYKVIDFSNEIVRLREVKDNDEIERIRKAGEITAVAMKIGMEKLSEGTSNEKQVAGIIDMTMRSMGAEDYAFPSIVAFGENSAYPHHIPTDRVLGNNDIVLFDIGAKYNGYCFDSTRTFVFKNSEAKKVYEVVLEAQMEAIDAVRDGVMASEVDITARRVIEKAGYGKYFIHSTGHGVGVEIHESPAVSMNSKQILKENMIITVEPGIYLKGRFGIRIEDTLIVTKGKPIVLETAYKLL
- the folE gene encoding GTP cyclohydrolase I FolE, with the protein product MQKTELDDQKLVEEIARRIREILELLGENPEREGLKETPERVAKALLEMTSGLRTPPPQIKVFNLGDDGEVYEKNQIVLIKDVNFSSLCEHHMLPIIGKIHVAYIVSNSGKVAGFSKIIRIVNYYSSRLQIQERLVEQIADAIMNSEIKPKGVMVIGNAIHMCSYVRGVKDKEAKLVSVAYRGLFKTNRALQNHVFRLLDNANKVNLL